One Purpureocillium takamizusanense chromosome 1, complete sequence genomic window carries:
- the cyp8 gene encoding Peptidylprolyl isomerase (EggNog:ENOG503NUAM~COG:O), translating to MGKGTDKLYITHSEWSSSDAYSASAGANASSRRGGSSSSSSSFRRLPFNFCAASLQPFKNPVCTPDGTIFDVEVIGAWLDKHPNQNPVTGEPLHKRELIRLNFARNAESDSLSAGLSDGKGDLVDPVTFKVFTDNTHIVAVRHGAYANVFAWETVDRMNVKAKMWRDLVDDEPFTRADVITLQDPQNAASRNLDQFKYLRDGGEAQLTREQEEERKAGGVNAGALGSMGDKVLRARAAVDKARRVREAGGDVNRSSSSSAALAKLPAGGRGSASSSSAAPVVPQRHNMIQEKKLAANSATYTTGRAAASFTSTGLTPETSGERALLTDEEFMLKPRRVKTKGYVRMETSLGDLTIELHTETAPRAVWNFIRLAQKGYYRGVAFHRNIPGFMIQGGDPSGTGKGGASIWGKYFNDEFDGPLTHNARGIVSMANKGKNTNSSQFFITYKPAPHLDRKHTIFGVIPPSPPTDAVLAKMEAVPTDGSNRPLHKILIKDVVVLIDPFEEFQAQRKEEERRAEEREQVRRQGGTDDDRTTWTGKRIRGDGTVENGKTSEAVGKYLKAAAIEANGADGTNADDVDTWEEPVKKKFKGGGFGNFDSW from the exons atgggcAAGGGCACAGACAAGTTATAT ATCACCCACTCCGAGTGGTCCTCGTCCGACGCTTACTCGGCGAGCGCCGGCGCaaacgcctcgtcgcgccgcggcggctcctcctcctcctcctcgtcgttcCGTCGCCTGCCGTTTAACttctgcgccgcctccctccaaCCCTTCAAGAACCCCGTCTGCACCCCCGACGGCACCAtcttcgacgtcgaggtcatcgGCGCGTGGCTCGACAAGCACCCCAACCAGAACCCCGTCACGGGCGAGCCGCTGCACAAGCGCGAGCTGATACGGCTCAACTTCGCGCGCAACGCCGAGTCGGACTCGCTTAGCGCGGGGCTTagcgacggcaagggcgacctcgtcgaccccgTCACCTTCAAGGTCTTCACCGACAACACGcacatcgtcgccgtccgccatggcgcctACGCAAACGTCTTCGCCTGGGAGACGGTCGATCGCATGAAcgtcaaggccaagatgtggcgcgacctcgtcgacgacgagcccttTACGCGCGCGGACGTCATCACCCTCCAGGACCCCCAGAACGCCGCTAGCCGCAACCTCGACCAGTTCAAGTacctgcgcgacggcggcgaggcccagcTCACCagggagcaggaggaggagcgcaaggccggGGGCGTCAATGCCGGCGCCCTGGGCAGCATGGGCGACAAGGTGctgcgcgcgagggccgccgtgGACAAGGCTCGCAGGGtgcgcgaggccggcggcgacgtcaaccgcagcagctcgtcctcggcggcgctggccaagttACCGGCGGGGGGCCGCGGCAGcgcttcctcgtcatcagcaGCCCCTGTAGTGCCGCAGCGGCACAACATGATACAGGAAAAGAAGCTCGCTGCCAACTCGGCGACGTACACGACgggccgcgctgccgccagctTCACCAGCACGGGGCTGACACCCGagacgagcggcgagcgcgcgctgcTCACCGACGAGGAGTTCATGCTCAAGCCGCGGCGCGTCAAGACCAAGGGGTACGTGCGCATGGAGACGAGCCTCGGCGACCTGACCATCGAGCTGCACACCGAGACGGCCCCGCGCGCCGTCTGGAACTTCATCCGCCTCGCGCAAAAGGGCTACtaccgcggcgtcgccttccACCGCAACATCCCCGGCTTCATgatccagggcggcgacccgtCCGGCACGGGCAAGGGTGGCGCCAGCATATGGGGCAAGTATTTCAACGACGAGTTTGACGGGCCCCTGACGCACAACGCCCGCGGCATAG TCTCCATGGCCAACAAGGGCAAAAACACAAACTCGTCTCAATTCTTCATCACCTACAAgcccgcaccgcacctcGACCGAAAGCACACCATCTTCGGCGTCATCCCACCCAGCCCCCccaccgacgccgtcctcgccaagaTGGAGGCCGTCCCCACGGACGGCTCCAACCGGCCCCTCCACAAGATCCTCATcaaggacgtcgtcgtcctcatcgaccCCTTCGAGGAGTTCCAGGCCCagcgcaaggaggaggagcgccgcgccgaggagcgcgagcaggtccgccggcagggcggcaccgacgacgacaggacCACGTGGACGGGCAAGCGCATCAGGGGCGATGGTACGGTGGAAAACGGCAAGACCAGCGAGGCCGTGGGTAAATacctcaaggccgccgcaatcgaggccaacggcgccgacggcacgaacgccgacgacgtcgacacgTGGGAGGAGCCCGTCAAGAAAAAGTTCAAAGGCGGGGGCTTTGGAAACTTCGACAGTTGGTGA
- a CDS encoding uncharacterized protein (COG:S~EggNog:ENOG503P2MV): MVYCGKPSKGCSNCRERKIRCDQRMPTCGQCEKRSQQCPGYRNMVDLMFRDESNHVIKKANTARKRLNKSREAANGSASDGLTALPSPSPRSSSSSSESPTATTLVHHSRSFIGTPKSSSSAEGLSPSHEPLRETHLLNDTRQVRRRHAHVGSDSVTAAASEIPYALTPSLQERGVAFFFARYVATDHGCYQNYDFIYDVWKPPPNVDMADINDGILASMTAVGLTGLSKLTRCPEAMTKARQSYVLALHLANEALRDPVEAVKDSTMLAVLILGTYEFVSGRTPQTIRAWQDHVNGAAALATMRGAGQFRTKAGTRMFIMLCHTVLISCVRSGLPMPQSMVDLRNQLWHLTDTRGPIWRVVDTLYNALQVRHDITSGKVLGVDAIVEKLSGVEDQFSALVDSLPNGFKYREAKLMRPHPAVMGDSCHIYLGLTQATTWNGMRTMRMLVQETILDVLYHSVDDPTTLPLHHQLQMAKAMKLIRLLGDAFVASVPQHFGVVSSKDVKRDDRGRRTVTPVPTSKLPYRILSSSAPKALPDTPSNKQVTAPTRSPTLLDPTQSTGHEKGHERFLTLATASHTIIWPLYTLGMSSSCTPETMVYVLDRLDAIYKETGFEQARTVSNIIREKVHALSWDDFPTETLPTLPEGSLPIMV; the protein is encoded by the exons ATGGTATACTGTGGCAAGCCCTCCAAGGGCTGCTCCAACTGTCGCGAGCGCAAGATCCGC TGCGATCAAAGGATGCCCACATGTGGCCAGTGCGAGAAGCGTAGCCAGCAATGCCCCGGCTACCGCAACATGGTCGACCTCATGTTTCGCGACGAGAGCAATCATGTCATCAAAAAGGCCAACACCGCCCGGAAACGCCTGAACAAgtcgcgcgaggcggcaaATGGTTCAGCCAGCGACGGGTTAACCGCTCTCCCATCTCCGTCGCCtcgctcttcctcctcctcttccgaATCTCCCACTGCGACGACTCTGGTCCACCACTCACGATCTTTCATTGGAACTCCAAAATCTTCAAGCAGTGCCGAAGGCCTGTCACCGAGTCACGAGCCGCTCCGCGAAACTCACCTTCTAAACGACACGCGGCAagtccgtcgccgtcacgcCCATGTTGGTAGCGACTCCGtgacggcagcagcctcggAAATCCCCTACGCTCTCACGCCTTCCCTGCAGGAGCGAGgcgtcgccttcttcttcgcccgcTATGTCGCAACGGACCACGGCTGCTACCAAAATTACGACTTCATTTACGATGTGTGGAAGCCTCCGCCCAAtgtcgacatggccgacatcaacgacggcatcctcgccagCATGACTGCCGTCGGCCTCACCGGCTTGTCCAAGCTGACGCGCTGCCCCGAAGCCATGACCAAGGCACGCCAGAGTTATGTGCTAGCTCTCCATCTCGCCAACGAAGCCCTGCGCGACCCGGTTGAGGCTGTCAAGGACAGCACCATGCTTGCCGTCCTTATTCTCGGAACATACGAGTTCGTCTCTGGGCGAACGCCGCAGACGATACGCGCATGGCAAGACCATGTTaatggcgctgctgcgctcgCCACAATGCGAGGTGCCGGCCAATTTCGCACCAAAGCAGGCACTCGCATGTTCATCATGCTCTGCCACACCGTGCTCATCAGCTGCGTGCGCAGTGGCCTGCCCATGCCTCAGTCCATGGTCGATTTGCGGAACCAGCTGTGGCATCTGACAGATACTAGGGGTCCTATCTGGCGTGTAGTCGACACGCTATACAATGCGCTCCAGGTCCGCCATGACATCACCTCCGGAAAGGTGCTGGGGGTGGACGCCATAGTCGAAAAGCTCTCGGGAGTCGAGGACCAGTTCTCTGCTCTCGTCGATAGTCTCCCCAACGGTTTCAAGTATCGGGAGGCGAAGCTCATGAGACCCCACCcggccgtcatgggcgaCTCGTGCCACATCTATCTCGGCCTGACGCAGGCAACGACCTGGAACGGCATGCGAACGATGAGGATGCTCGTTCAGGAAACCATTCTTGATGTCTTGTACCACAGTGTCGACGACCCCACAACTCTGCCACTTCACCATCAGTTGCAGATGGCCAAGGCGATGAAGCTGATACGGTTACTCGGCGATGCCTTTGTGGCAAGTGTGCCGCAGCACTTCGGGGTCGTGAGCTCCAAGGACGTGAAACGCGACGaccgcggccggcggacTGTCACGCCGGTCCCGACTTCTAAGCTGCCCTACCGAAtcctctcctcgtcggcacccAAAGCCCTTCCCGACACGCCTTCGAATAAGCAGGTAACCGCCCCGACGCGGAGCCCCACGCTCCTCGATCCAACGCAGTCGACTGGCCACGAAAAGGGCCACGAGCGGTTCCTGACCCTTGCGACCGCCAGCCATACAATTATCTGGCCCCTGTACACGCTGGGCATGTCATCCTCGTGTACGCCAGAGACCATGGTCTACGTTCTCGACCGACTCGATGCCATCTACAAGGAAACAGGCTTTGAACAAGCGCGCACCGTCTCCAATATTATCCGCGAAAAGGTTCACGCTCTATCATGGGACGACTTTCCCACCGAAACTCTGCCGACGTTGCCGGAAGGATCATTGCCGATCATGGTGTAA